One Candidatus Binataceae bacterium DNA window includes the following coding sequences:
- a CDS encoding 50S ribosomal protein L11 methyltransferase, protein MSLILDEHRQYLADAPRLAAFEAALKELVRPDHVVLDLASGSSILGMLAARAGARQVYSVEYSGMTQVARELCQANGLADRVNCIQGLSTEIELPQPADLLVADQIGRFGFEVGIIADFADARRRLLKPGAIIVPSAVELWVAPVQADEMWRQLEFWRTPVAGFDFSSARPIALNTGYPTNYTPDQLLAEPVRLGTLDLTTDMPAALRLGAGMRVNRAATMHGIGGWFVARLSPGVRLTNSPLAADRINRRNVFFPIGQPLSLVPEDRIELAMHIVADDLRVTWNVTVTDAAGGAKGRFRHSTWRGMLLSREDLAKSRPDYVPRLTPRGRARRSVLELCEEGRTLAEIESEFYRRHRELFTSPAQAAHFVAEVIIPYAR, encoded by the coding sequence TTGTCTCTGATCCTCGATGAGCATCGTCAATACCTGGCCGACGCTCCGCGGCTGGCCGCCTTCGAAGCCGCGCTCAAGGAATTAGTCAGACCGGATCACGTGGTACTCGATTTGGCTTCGGGCAGCAGCATCCTAGGGATGCTCGCGGCGCGCGCTGGGGCTCGGCAGGTCTATTCGGTAGAGTATAGTGGCATGACCCAGGTGGCGCGTGAGTTGTGCCAAGCCAATGGCTTGGCCGATCGCGTCAACTGCATTCAGGGCCTCTCCACCGAGATCGAGCTGCCGCAACCGGCCGACCTGCTGGTCGCCGATCAGATCGGCCGCTTTGGCTTCGAGGTCGGCATCATCGCCGATTTCGCCGACGCGCGGCGCCGGCTGCTCAAGCCCGGTGCGATCATCGTACCCTCCGCCGTGGAATTGTGGGTGGCGCCGGTGCAGGCCGACGAGATGTGGCGACAATTGGAGTTTTGGCGTACGCCGGTGGCCGGTTTTGATTTCAGCTCCGCGCGCCCCATTGCGCTCAACACCGGCTATCCGACGAATTACACTCCCGATCAGTTGCTGGCCGAGCCCGTGCGCTTGGGCACGCTCGATTTAACCACCGATATGCCTGCCGCCTTGCGCCTAGGCGCGGGCATGCGCGTGAACCGGGCGGCCACGATGCATGGGATTGGCGGCTGGTTCGTGGCCCGGCTGTCACCGGGTGTGCGGCTGACCAACTCGCCGTTGGCCGCCGACCGCATCAACCGCCGCAACGTCTTTTTCCCCATCGGCCAGCCGCTTTCGTTGGTGCCCGAAGATCGGATCGAGCTGGCGATGCATATCGTGGCCGATGATTTGCGAGTTACCTGGAACGTGACCGTAACCGATGCCGCGGGTGGCGCCAAGGGGCGCTTTCGCCATTCGACCTGGCGCGGGATGCTGCTCAGTCGCGAAGACTTGGCCAAGAGCCGGCCCGATTACGTCCCTCGCCTGACGCCCCGGGGTCGCGCCCGCCGCTCGGTGCTGGAACTGTGCGAGGAGGGCCGGACGCTGGCGGAGATCGAGAGCGAATTCTACCGGCGCCATCGCGAGCTGTTCACCTCGCCGGCGCAGGCCGCCCATTTCGTCGCCGAGGTTATCATTCCTTACGCGCGTTGA